GAATGGGCGCAGCTGGGCGGCGACGACAGCAACAACCTGATGAGCGCCGTTTATGCCGAAGGGAAGTTCGTGGTTGTTGGTGGAGGTGGCGGTGGCAGCACTGGCGGTGGGCATATCTTGGTCTCATCCGATGGCAAAGAGTGGACCGAGACCAAGCAAGACAAGTCGCGCATCAATCCGGTGGTGCATGGTGGCGGCCGATTTGTCGTCGGGACTTCGTCGTATCCCAGCGGCAAGCTGATGTGGTCGGACGATGCCGAGACATGGCACGAAGGGGCTCCGATTCAGGCGAAAGGACTCACCCATTTTCGCCACGGATGTTTTGGCAACGGCATCATGGTGCTCGTGGGCAATGGTAGCCAAAAACAAGAGGATGGGACGCAAAAACCGATCCACTGGGCCATCACCACCACCGATGGAGAAACGATCAAGAGCGAGCGAGTCGACCTCGCTGCGCATGGCGAAATTGTGTTTGGTAAGGGCCGCTTCGTGATGCTGAGTCACGAGGGAGTGGTGCAGTCGACAGCCGACGGTGCAGAGTGGAAACTGCACGACGATTTATCGCGCGAGAAGTTTCGCTCGATCGTTTGGACCGGCAGTGAGTTCCTGCTGGTGCGCGGCGACGCCGCTTTGAAATCGAGCGATGCAGTCACCTGGGAAGCAGCCGCCGTAAAGTCGTTTTCCGACATCAAATGGAGCGATGGCAAACGCTTCATCGCCAGTGGCTGGCCCGGCAAGATGCTTTTTTCGAGCGACGGCACAACCTGGGAGAAAGCACCTCCGATGACCGATAACGGCATCAATGTGGTGGTGCACGCCAGCAAGTAAGTGGCCAGCAATTACTGATTGTTCTGCGGCACGATGGCCGCGATCGGCTGAGGCATACTTTCGCGAGCCACCTCGGCCAGCACTTCATCGATCGCCTGTGTATGCTCGCTTTGCAGCTGGGCTGCAATCGTCGCGTGCGACACATCCCCCGGCGTGCTCGAGGTCGAGACCTGCCGAATCGCCACTTCGTGCGTCACATCGACTGCCTGCTCGGCTGTCGGCGTGTCGAGCCAATTCAGCACATCGCTGGCGAGAAGTTCGGCCAGCGAATCGTCGATCAAACGGTCTTCGAGCTGCGCTTGACGATGCTCGGCGCGAAGTTCGAAGCTGGTTGGCTCGTGGTGGAAAGCAACGAAACCTGCGCTGCTGCGGGAAGCGAGCCAATCGGCAGACGAATCTTCAGCCGCGCTGCGCTGCGAGGCATACTCATCGTCGAGCGACGGTTTGCGTTTGCGAAGCAAATGGGTCGACGATTCCTCCTCCTCATCGCTCTTGGCAGAGGTGGTGGTTTCGTCGTCTGGAGTTTCGGAATCGACTTCGCGTAGCTCGAGTTGGCTCGAACTCGAGTTCTCCTCGTTGTCGCCCAAAGAGTTCGAATTTCCCGCGAGATCTTGCTCCTGATTCTCGAGGAGCGAATCCCAGTCGACTTCGCCATAGCTCGACGTGACAACGCTGAATGTGTCGGTCGCCAAGTAGCTCGAATCGATCGCTTGTCGTACGGAATCTAAAAAGTTATCGAGCGTCGACCTATCCCCGGAATCACGCCAGTTTTGAACGATCGAACTAAGGTTCTCCGGAATCGTCACGCCTAGTTCTGGCAAGCTCGGCCGGCCCGTTCCGCCAGCTAGTCCTGATTCACTTAGTGGAAGATTGACGTGACTGGGATTGCTGCCGATATCGAGGGGAGCGCGACCACCGGAATCGATCATCACGATCCAGTGAGGGGGTGGTGGAGGTGCGCTATTGCCGCCGCGCGGGTCATGACGCACATCCAAATGCTCGCGTCCCTCGCGCTGATGACGCTGAAGTTCGTTCGAGAAAAACTGATCGACGCGGGGCATCTCGGGGCCGGATGGTTCCAACGCTGAACCGAGATCAGCTCCGTAAAGCACTTGCCGAGACTCGAGTTTTTCGAAGGTTCCAACTGGACGTGCAGCGGGCGCAGTTCTCTCGACAGGTTGATTGTGTGGCGGCTTCGCTGCAAAGAAAAACCATGTCATGGGAGCGGCTCACTAGCTGAAAAAGAAGGCTCGGCAACGTCCATGGCCGCGGTGTCTTGCCAGCGCAGGGCCAGTTGCTGCTGCCGATCGCGAATCGATTGCATGGCGTCATACGCCTCGCTGCTGCGAGTTACTTTGCTCAGTGCATCATCGAGCAACATCGTCGCTCGAGCAAGTAGCGACTTGGCTGTCGCATGTTCGAATTGTTCGTGGGCCACGAGTGCGCGGCTCGCCAGCAAGCAGCTTAAGCTCACCTGGGCATCGGCGTTGTCAGGTAGCTCGTCAACGAGTTGCTCTTGCAGGGCGATAGCGCGGCCGAGATAGTCGGCGGCTGCCTGGTGCTCGAGCTGCTGACGATAGAGCAACCCTCGACGACCAAGCGCGGCAGCAAGCTCTTCGCGAGCCGCAAAACTCTGCTGCAATTGTGCCGACTGGGATTCGAGCAGCTTGATGTGCAGATCGCACGTTTCAGCAGCGGCGGTGAGGTTCCCCTGTTTCTGAAAGTTCAGCGTCACTGCAGCCAGCGAACTGCTGTTGCTTGCTGGCGACGATCCCGTCGTGGTTGAAGTTTCTGCTACGGCAGTAGCGTTTGCCTGGTCCGAGACTCCGCTGTGACTGGCACTGATGAGCATGCCGACCAGCGACACCGCAGCAACCAGCGTGATGGTGGCGGCGGTGGCGAGCAGCACTAGGCGTGTCCGATGAAGCGTCTTACGGCGTGCGGCTCGCTCGCCATTATCGAGCAGATTTCCCGAGGAAAACGAGCTTCCGCGGAGTAAGTCGGTGATCCAGCTGGTGCCCAGAATGGCGGCAGGAAGTGTGGCCGGAATCGGTTCCCCTTCGATCAGCCGCGCAAGATCGGCTGCGAAGTCGGAGGCGCTTGCGTAGCGCTCGTCGCGCTGATGTGCCATGGCCCGGCAAAGTACGAGCTCCACCTCGCGTGGAATTTCCGGACAGAGCTTTCGAATTGAAACCGGTGGTCCACTCGCGATCTGCTGCAAGAGCTGCGAGCCGACGTAATCGGAATAAGCCGGGTGCAACGTGAGGAGTTCGTAGAGGGTTGCGCCGAGCGAGTAGATATCGGTACGATGATCGATACTTCCTGCGGTTCCGCGTGCTTGTTCGGGGCTCATGTAGCGCAGCGTGCCGACCAGATCGCCACTTTGCGTGAGGGACGAAACGTCGTGCAAACGTGCGAGACCAAAGTCGGTGATCCAGGTCTTTCCCCCTGGCTCGACCATCAAGTTCGAGGGCTTGATATCGCGATGAATCACACCGGCGCGATGTGCAGCTGCGAGTGCATCAGCAGCGGCCAGACCGATCCGCAGGACTTGCTTGATGTAGTCGCTGAGGCTTGTGGCCAGTGGCACCAGACAACCATCGCTCCGCAGCGGTTCTGGGGAAGCAACGTACGAAGGTCGACGTGCTTCAACCCGCGCGGCACGCACCAGTTCGA
This window of the Pirellula staleyi DSM 6068 genome carries:
- a CDS encoding serine/threonine-protein kinase; protein product: MISEQSRLSSGSPPSLDDSPLLEALTDEQQDRLTQLLDRYLSALEQGERLDEAALLAEHPDLREALAHYLQSLGQLQQLATAGQGSGAILPTPPLDISLSMRIGDFELIRQLGRGGMGIVYEAKQLSLSRRVALKLLPITSSLDARMIARFQHEARAAAALAHPNIVPVLMVGDDAGVHYYAMHLVEGLSLDEVIELVRAARVEARRPSYVASPEPLRSDGCLVPLATSLSDYIKQVLRIGLAAADALAAAHRAGVIHRDIKPSNLMVEPGGKTWITDFGLARLHDVSSLTQSGDLVGTLRYMSPEQARGTAGSIDHRTDIYSLGATLYELLTLHPAYSDYVGSQLLQQIASGPPVSIRKLCPEIPREVELVLCRAMAHQRDERYASASDFAADLARLIEGEPIPATLPAAILGTSWITDLLRGSSFSSGNLLDNGERAARRKTLHRTRLVLLATAATITLVAAVSLVGMLISASHSGVSDQANATAVAETSTTTGSSPASNSSSLAAVTLNFQKQGNLTAAAETCDLHIKLLESQSAQLQQSFAAREELAAALGRRGLLYRQQLEHQAAADYLGRAIALQEQLVDELPDNADAQVSLSCLLASRALVAHEQFEHATAKSLLARATMLLDDALSKVTRSSEAYDAMQSIRDRQQQLALRWQDTAAMDVAEPSFSASEPLP